The nucleotide sequence AAAAGGAGCTTTCTTGCCTGCGGAAACCGCATTGAGAAAGTCATTCTTAATAGCTCTTCCCGGTAAACCGACAGGGCTTTGAATCACAGTCATGTCTTCTTTAGTAGAATCAACATAAGCCTGCTTGAATTTTTCGTTTGCATCACATTCGTGAGTCGCTACGAATCTTGTTCCAAGCTGGACACCTGCTGCTCCCATTTTAATGAACTTGCATATGTCTGCACCTGTGTAGATTCCGCCGGCTGCAATAACTGGGATAGTTTTACCAGTTTTTTCCTCGAACACTTTAACAGCGCCAAGGACTTCTGGAAGTATTGATTCAAGGGAAAATTTAGGATCATCAAGCTGTTCGCGCTGAAATCCAAGATGACCGCCCGCCTTGGGGCCTTCCACAACAAATGCGTCGGGAATGTAGTCGAATTTGGATATCCATTTTTTGCAGATGATTGAAGCTGCTCTTCCAGACGAAACGATAGGGACTAATTTAGTCTTAGCACCGTCTACAAGATATTTGGGAAGATCTAAAGGCAGTCCGGCGCCGGAAAAAATAACATCAACGCCTTCTTTTACGGAAGTGCTCACCTGTGCTGCGAAATCCGTCAGAGCAACCATGATGTTTACACCGACGATGCCGGAGGTTTTAGCCTTGGCCTTTCGTATTTCGTCAGCGAGTGCTTCGCTTTGTGTCTCTGGCGCACTTTTGTTAGGCTTTGAGCTGGTAAGGCCTATCATTGCAGCAGCAATAACGCCTATTCCGCCTTCTTCGGCAACAGCTGAAGCGAGACCGGAAAGAGATATTCCTACACCCATTCCGCCTTGGACGATGGGCACTCTGGCAACTAGGTCGCCAATTTTAAGTTGGGGAAGCTTCATTACTAAGTTCTCCTGTCTATATATTTTGATAAACTGTTCAAATAGTGAACTAAAGTTTATAAATTCTTCTCTTTTTTCAAGTAATTTGCAAGCCTTTTCAGGTCTGATGCAATGACTTTGAACAGTTTATAGTTCGAGCAAAGTTTTTTCCTGTATGAGCTCTTAAGTCAAGTGTTTTTTACTTTTGAATTTATTGCAGATGATGTTGTCTGTTTCTTTTAAACTTTCAGAATGAAACATTCTTTAATGTATGTATTTGTCTACTATCATTTCTGCAAAGAACATGGAACTGGTAAATGCTGGAGATATTGCATTAAGTACGTGTACACTTTTGTCGTCACTTTCGATCAGGAAGTCCATTACAAGTTCGTTTCGTTTTATGTCCACAAGTTGCGGGCGGATTCCTACTTTAGGTGTACTTTCAATATCATCCGGGCTTAGTTCTTTGACTAATTCTTTTGCATCATTGAAAAAGCAACTGAAAAAATATTTGCGAGGTTCTTCAAAGGCGATGGAACGAAATTTAGGATTTTTCATAAACAGAATCGTATCCCTTAATATAATGCTGAAAGCTTCGCTGTCCAGTCCTGCCAGTATTCCATAGTTTTCTCTGCCGAATGCGGGGATTGCAGTCGGTCCTAAGTAAACGTCTCCGATTGCACTTCTGGTGAAGTGTATGCCTAGGAATGGATTTTTAATGTTCGGGACCGGATAGATACTGCCCCGGATCATATCCGCTTTGTCTTTTTTAAGCTTTTTGTAGATGCCTTTGAAAGGAATAAGCTGGTATCCTTCACCGAACCCGAAATGTCTGGCTACTTTGTCACTGTATGCACCGGCGGAGTTGATAAACATGCCGCAGCTTATTTCTCCTTTATCTGTAATTATCAGATTGTTTTTTTTTGCAGTGATGAAACTTGTTCCGAGCATGAAAGTTACTTTACCGCTTTGTAATAGATCATTGTAGATAGAGTTCATTACTGCGCGCGGATCAACTACTGCTGTGTAGTGTGAAAAAAGAGCCTGTTTACAAGTTTTAGCGTTCGGTTCTATTTGGGAGAGTTTTTCTTCTCCGATCAGTTCTACTTTTGCGCCGTTTGCCGTAGCTCTGTCATAAAGTTCGTGCAGGGTGGGAATTTCAGATTCGTTTTTGGCAACGATAACTTTTCCGCTTTCGAGTAAAGGCAATCCTTTTTCTTTGCAGTAAGCCTTCATTTTAAAATTTCCTGAGAGACAGGATTTGGCGCGTAGGCTGCCGGGAGCATAATAGATACCGGCGTGCAGCACTCCGCTGTTACGTCCAGAGGCATGTTTGGCTACTTCAGTTTCTTTATCAATGATAAGAATATCTTTGTGTCCTCTGGATATCAGTTCTCGTGCGATTGTAAGACCGACGATACCTGCGCCGCAGATCATAATTTCAAAGGTTTTCATTAGGTTATTCCTTTAACATTTATTAGGCGTGTTTCTTTTTTATACATTCTATGCTCCGCATGCTTCGCGGTATGAACACCAATTGCATTGTGCGGAGCGGATGGCTTTAAATTCAGATTCACAGATCATATTATTAATGATGAAAGTTGAAAGAGCTGGAATTTTTGTGCCTATAATATCAATTCTTTCTTCTTCATCCGTTTTGGAATCGAATAGAAATTTTTCGTGGCCGCTTTTTACAAGTTCAACAAGCGCAGCCTGACGGGGCATTACTGATGAAGTTTGATGGTCCATCAATAAATAAAGAGGAAGTTGAAGACTGTCGGCACTTGATTTTATTTTTTCTAAAAAATCGGCAGAGTCGTGATACAGACTTTGCGGGTCTTCCAGTATTGGAGTCCATATTTCTGAATTTTTCCAGAATGATTTGCGGGGCATGTGTAACTGCCCTGTTTTATAATCAATAACGTAGCGGGAGTCGTCACGGCTATCCACTCTGTCAATTCTACCGTGAATTTGTACCGGATATTTATCAAGAGTCAGAATTGCCTGTGCGTCTGACTCCAAAGCAATAACTTTTGTTTGTCCGATATTTTTAAGAAATAAAGTGAGCCTGTTTTTACCAGCATGCTCAAGGGACTTTTTAATGTCATAGGGCAGATTGGGGTAGAGTGAATCCCGTTCCAGACGCATCATGAAAAGCTCATTCA is from Maridesulfovibrio ferrireducens and encodes:
- a CDS encoding nitronate monooxygenase family protein; protein product: MKLPQLKIGDLVARVPIVQGGMGVGISLSGLASAVAEEGGIGVIAAAMIGLTSSKPNKSAPETQSEALADEIRKAKAKTSGIVGVNIMVALTDFAAQVSTSVKEGVDVIFSGAGLPLDLPKYLVDGAKTKLVPIVSSGRAASIICKKWISKFDYIPDAFVVEGPKAGGHLGFQREQLDDPKFSLESILPEVLGAVKVFEEKTGKTIPVIAAGGIYTGADICKFIKMGAAGVQLGTRFVATHECDANEKFKQAYVDSTKEDMTVIQSPVGLPGRAIKNDFLNAVSAGKKAPFKCSFKCLKTCQVETTPYCIASALINAQRGKLKYGFAFAGANAYRTQKIVSVKELIAELKSEFEAACPA
- the lhgO gene encoding L-2-hydroxyglutarate oxidase; this encodes MKTFEIMICGAGIVGLTIARELISRGHKDILIIDKETEVAKHASGRNSGVLHAGIYYAPGSLRAKSCLSGNFKMKAYCKEKGLPLLESGKVIVAKNESEIPTLHELYDRATANGAKVELIGEEKLSQIEPNAKTCKQALFSHYTAVVDPRAVMNSIYNDLLQSGKVTFMLGTSFITAKKNNLIITDKGEISCGMFINSAGAYSDKVARHFGFGEGYQLIPFKGIYKKLKKDKADMIRGSIYPVPNIKNPFLGIHFTRSAIGDVYLGPTAIPAFGRENYGILAGLDSEAFSIILRDTILFMKNPKFRSIAFEEPRKYFFSCFFNDAKELVKELSPDDIESTPKVGIRPQLVDIKRNELVMDFLIESDDKSVHVLNAISPAFTSSMFFAEMIVDKYIH